A single region of the Streptomyces sp. NBC_00236 genome encodes:
- a CDS encoding cell division protein FtsQ/DivIB, giving the protein MAGPTTAQRGTGQQKETRDRSPRPGDRGRRMSRRTLLIVIAAAVLLLGAGAVWALYGSSWLRTEQVRITGVDVLTPAEVEAAAAVPMGAPLISVDTDAVADRLRQKLPRIDSVDVVRSWPHGIGLKVTERQPVLLVKKGVKFIEVDAEGVRFATVDKAPGQVPLLELTPGRSASQRRFGSERLVREAVRVAGDLPDGVAGETRVVRVVSYDSVSLGLTGNRTVIWGSSEEGAVKGKVLTALMKAAPKAGHFDVSAPTAPAVSGS; this is encoded by the coding sequence GTGGCCGGACCGACGACCGCCCAGCGCGGTACAGGGCAGCAGAAGGAGACCCGGGACCGCTCGCCGCGCCCAGGGGACCGGGGGCGCCGGATGTCCCGGCGCACGCTCCTGATCGTGATCGCCGCGGCCGTGCTGCTGCTCGGAGCCGGCGCCGTCTGGGCGCTGTACGGCTCCTCCTGGCTCCGCACCGAGCAGGTCCGGATCACCGGCGTCGACGTGCTGACACCCGCCGAGGTGGAGGCCGCTGCGGCGGTGCCGATGGGTGCCCCGCTGATCTCCGTCGACACGGACGCCGTCGCCGACCGGTTGCGCCAGAAGTTGCCTCGTATCGACTCGGTGGATGTCGTACGGTCATGGCCGCACGGCATCGGACTTAAAGTGACCGAACGACAGCCGGTTCTGTTGGTGAAAAAGGGTGTGAAGTTCATCGAAGTGGACGCCGAGGGCGTGCGCTTCGCGACGGTGGACAAGGCTCCCGGGCAGGTACCCCTGCTGGAACTGACACCCGGCCGGTCCGCGAGTCAGCGCCGGTTCGGCAGTGAGCGGCTGGTGCGGGAAGCGGTCCGGGTCGCGGGCGATCTTCCGGACGGGGTCGCCGGGGAAACCCGGGTCGTGCGAGTCGTCTCGTACGATTCGGTCTCCCTGGGACTCACCGGGAACCGCACGGTGATCTGGGGGAGCAGTGAAGAAGGTGCGGTGAAGGGGAAAGTCCTCACCGCTCTCATGAAAGCTGCTCCCAAAGCAGGACACTTCGACGTGAGTGCGCCCACCGCTCCGGCGGTGTCGGGTAGTTGA
- the murG gene encoding undecaprenyldiphospho-muramoylpentapeptide beta-N-acetylglucosaminyltransferase: MHVVLAGGGTAGHIEPALALADALRRQDPSVGITALGTERGLETRLVPERGYELALIPAVPLPRKPTPELITVPGRLRGTIKAAEQILERTKADCVVGFGGYVALPGYLAAKRAGVPIVVHEANARPGLANKIGSRYAHGVAVSTPDSKLRGARYIGIPLRRTIATLDRARVRPEARAAFGLDPNLPTLLVSGGSQGARHLNEVVQRVAPLLQRSGIQILHVVGPKNEMPRVDNMPGMPPYIPVPYVDRMDLAYAAADMMLCRAGAMTVAELSAVGLPAAYVPLPIGNGEQRLNAQPVVNAGGGLLVDDAALTPEWVQGNVLPVLSDPHRLYEMSRAAAEFGRRDADDLLVGMVYEAIAARRGA; this comes from the coding sequence GTGCATGTCGTACTCGCCGGTGGGGGGACCGCCGGCCACATCGAGCCCGCGCTTGCCCTCGCGGACGCACTGCGGAGGCAGGACCCGAGCGTGGGAATCACCGCACTCGGCACGGAGCGCGGACTCGAGACCAGGCTCGTACCCGAGCGGGGGTACGAACTCGCCCTGATCCCGGCCGTACCGCTGCCGCGCAAACCCACCCCTGAACTCATCACCGTCCCGGGCAGGCTGCGCGGCACCATCAAGGCCGCCGAGCAGATCCTCGAACGCACCAAGGCTGACTGCGTGGTGGGCTTCGGCGGGTACGTGGCGCTGCCCGGCTATCTCGCCGCCAAGCGCGCCGGAGTGCCGATCGTGGTCCACGAGGCCAATGCGCGGCCCGGCCTGGCCAACAAGATCGGTTCGCGGTACGCGCACGGGGTCGCCGTTTCCACCCCCGACAGCAAGCTCCGTGGGGCCCGCTACATCGGCATCCCGCTGCGCCGCACCATCGCGACCCTGGACCGGGCCCGGGTCCGCCCCGAGGCGCGTGCCGCCTTCGGGCTCGACCCCAACCTGCCGACGCTGCTGGTCTCCGGCGGCTCGCAGGGCGCCCGCCACCTCAACGAGGTGGTCCAGCGGGTCGCGCCGCTGCTCCAGCGCTCCGGGATCCAGATCCTGCACGTGGTCGGCCCGAAGAACGAAATGCCGCGCGTCGACAACATGCCCGGGATGCCGCCCTACATCCCGGTACCGTACGTGGACCGGATGGACCTCGCGTACGCCGCGGCCGACATGATGCTCTGCCGCGCGGGCGCGATGACCGTCGCCGAACTCTCCGCCGTCGGGCTGCCGGCCGCCTACGTCCCGTTGCCGATCGGCAACGGCGAACAGCGGCTCAACGCCCAGCCGGTGGTCAACGCCGGCGGTGGGCTGCTGGTGGACGACGCGGCGCTCACCCCCGAGTGGGTGCAGGGCAACGTCCTTCCGGTGCTGTCGGATCCGCACCGGCTGTACGAAATGTCCCGAGCCGCCGCCGAGTTCGGCCGCCGGGACGCCGACGATCTGCTGGTCGGCATGGTGTACGAGGCGATCGCCGCACGCCGAGGCGCGTGA
- the ftsW gene encoding putative lipid II flippase FtsW has translation MPAEESSAARRGDRSRATPAISRVLHPPLLAAGGAPLTAGLALRVRSAAGARRPPAGRSRTSGSPRSPRGGGARRLYEQARRAWDRPLTAYYLILGAGLLITVLGLVMVYSASMIKALELDKPGTYFFRKQFLAAVIGAGLMAAAARMPVKLHRALSYPLLMGAVFLMVLVQVPGIGMSVNGNRNWLYLGGPFQLQPSEFGKLALVLWGADLLARKQDKRLLTQWKHMLVPLVPVAFMLLGLIMLGGDMGTAIILTAILFGLLWLAGAPTRLFAGVLASAGLIAFLLIKTSPNRMSRLDCMGASEPGPGGSCWQAVHGIYALASGGWFGSGLGASVEKWGQLPEPHTDFIFAITGEELGLAGTLSVLALFAALGYAGIRVAGRTEDPFVRYAAGGVTTWITAQAVINIGAVLGLLPIAGVPLPLFSYGGSALLPTMFAVGLLIAFARADPAAKAALAMRRPGVRWKTMRRRVKKRPSGER, from the coding sequence ATGCCGGCCGAAGAGAGCTCTGCCGCACGCCGCGGGGACCGCTCACGGGCGACCCCGGCGATCAGCCGGGTGCTCCATCCGCCCCTCCTCGCGGCCGGGGGCGCACCGCTGACCGCCGGCCTCGCCCTGCGCGTGCGGTCCGCCGCAGGCGCCCGTCGGCCCCCTGCGGGGCGCTCCAGGACCTCCGGCAGCCCCCGTTCCCCCCGGGGCGGGGGAGCGCGGAGGCTGTACGAGCAGGCGCGCCGGGCGTGGGACCGCCCGCTGACGGCCTACTACCTGATCCTGGGCGCCGGACTGCTCATCACCGTGCTCGGTCTGGTGATGGTCTACTCGGCCTCGATGATCAAGGCCCTGGAGCTCGACAAGCCGGGCACCTACTTCTTCCGCAAGCAGTTCCTCGCCGCCGTCATCGGGGCCGGACTGATGGCCGCCGCCGCCCGGATGCCCGTCAAGCTGCACCGGGCCCTGTCCTACCCCCTGCTGATGGGCGCCGTCTTCCTGATGGTGCTGGTCCAGGTGCCGGGGATAGGGATGTCGGTCAACGGCAACCGGAACTGGCTCTACCTGGGCGGCCCCTTCCAGCTCCAGCCCAGTGAGTTCGGCAAGCTGGCCCTTGTCCTGTGGGGGGCCGATCTGCTCGCCCGCAAACAGGACAAACGACTGCTGACCCAGTGGAAGCACATGCTCGTGCCCCTGGTTCCGGTCGCCTTCATGCTGCTCGGGCTGATCATGCTCGGCGGTGACATGGGCACTGCGATCATTCTCACGGCCATCCTGTTCGGACTGCTCTGGCTGGCCGGTGCCCCGACCCGGCTGTTCGCCGGAGTGCTCGCCTCCGCCGGCCTGATCGCCTTCCTGCTGATCAAGACCAGCCCGAACCGGATGTCCCGCCTGGACTGCATGGGGGCCAGCGAACCGGGCCCCGGCGGCTCCTGCTGGCAGGCGGTGCACGGTATCTATGCTCTGGCGTCCGGCGGGTGGTTCGGATCCGGGCTCGGTGCAAGTGTGGAAAAATGGGGTCAACTGCCCGAACCACACACCGACTTCATCTTCGCCATCACCGGGGAGGAACTGGGGTTGGCGGGGACGCTGTCGGTACTCGCCCTGTTCGCGGCTCTAGGCTATGCGGGTATCCGCGTGGCCGGACGCACGGAGGACCCCTTCGTGAGGTACGCAGCGGGAGGTGTGACCACCTGGATCACGGCCCAGGCCGTGATCAACATCGGTGCGGTGCTCGGCCTGCTGCCGATCGCCGGTGTCCCGCTCCCGCTGTTCTCCTACGGGGGGTCGGCCCTGCTGCCGACCATGTTCGCCGTCGGACTGCTGATCGCGTTCGCGCGAGCGGATCCGGCGGCGAAGGCCGCCCTGGCCATGCGGAGGCCCGGGGTGAGATGGAAGACGATGAGACGGCGCGTCAAGAAGCGTCCGTCCGGAGAGCGGTGA
- the murD gene encoding UDP-N-acetylmuramoyl-L-alanine--D-glutamate ligase → MGSQEVSNVDWQGKHVTVAGLGVSGIPAARVLHGLGAVVTVVNDGDDERSRGQAAELEAQGITVRLGDGATLPKSTELIVTTPGWKPDKPLFAAAAEAGVPVWGDVELAWRLRGPGAAPWLAVTGTNGKTTTVRMLASILEAAGLRTAAVGNIGVSLLDAVLGEETYDVLAVELSSYQLHWSPSLRAHSAAVLNLAPDHLDWHGSMEAYVADKGRIYEGNTVACVYNVADAATEDLVREADVEEGCRAIGFTLGTPGPSQLGVVDGILVDRAFVTNRQKQAQELAEVADVNPPAPHNIANALAAAALARAFGVEPAAVRDGLRAFRPDPHRIEHVADVAGVAYIDDSKATNTHAAEASLAAYDPIVWIAGGLAKGATFDELVTGCAKRLRGVVLMGADRALIREALARHAPEVPVTDLGRTDTGAMSEAVREAARLARPGDTVLMAPACASMDMFVNYNKRGEAFADAVRTLAAESA, encoded by the coding sequence ATGGGCAGCCAAGAAGTGAGCAACGTGGACTGGCAGGGCAAGCACGTCACGGTCGCCGGACTCGGGGTCTCCGGGATCCCGGCGGCCCGGGTGCTGCACGGCCTCGGCGCCGTCGTCACCGTGGTCAACGACGGGGACGACGAGCGCTCCCGCGGCCAGGCCGCGGAGCTGGAGGCGCAGGGCATCACCGTGCGCCTCGGCGACGGGGCCACCCTGCCGAAGTCCACCGAGCTCATCGTCACCACCCCGGGCTGGAAGCCCGACAAGCCGCTCTTCGCCGCAGCCGCCGAGGCGGGCGTCCCCGTCTGGGGCGACGTCGAACTCGCCTGGCGGCTGCGCGGACCCGGTGCCGCGCCCTGGCTCGCGGTCACCGGCACCAACGGCAAGACCACGACCGTACGGATGCTCGCCTCGATCCTGGAGGCCGCCGGGCTGCGCACCGCAGCCGTCGGCAACATCGGGGTCTCGCTCCTGGACGCGGTCCTCGGCGAGGAGACGTACGACGTCCTGGCCGTCGAGCTCTCCAGCTACCAGCTGCACTGGTCGCCCTCGCTGCGCGCCCATTCCGCTGCCGTCCTCAACCTGGCCCCCGACCACCTCGACTGGCACGGCTCCATGGAGGCGTACGTCGCCGACAAGGGCCGGATCTACGAGGGCAACACCGTCGCCTGCGTCTACAACGTGGCGGACGCCGCCACCGAGGACCTGGTGCGCGAGGCGGACGTCGAGGAGGGCTGCCGGGCGATCGGCTTCACCCTCGGCACTCCCGGGCCCTCCCAGCTCGGGGTCGTCGACGGCATCCTCGTCGACCGGGCCTTCGTCACGAACCGGCAGAAGCAGGCCCAGGAGCTCGCCGAGGTCGCGGACGTGAACCCGCCTGCCCCGCACAACATCGCCAACGCCCTCGCGGCCGCGGCGCTGGCCCGGGCCTTCGGTGTGGAGCCCGCCGCCGTCCGCGACGGGCTGCGGGCCTTCCGCCCCGACCCGCACCGCATCGAGCACGTCGCGGACGTCGCCGGAGTGGCGTACATCGACGACTCCAAGGCCACCAACACGCACGCTGCGGAGGCCTCCCTGGCCGCCTACGACCCGATCGTCTGGATCGCCGGCGGACTGGCCAAGGGGGCCACCTTCGACGAGCTGGTGACCGGGTGTGCGAAGCGCCTGCGGGGCGTCGTACTGATGGGCGCCGACCGGGCCCTCATCCGCGAAGCCCTCGCGCGACACGCGCCCGAGGTCCCGGTGACCGACCTCGGCCGGACCGACACTGGGGCGATGTCCGAGGCGGTCCGCGAGGCGGCACGGCTCGCCCGGCCGGGAGACACCGTACTGATGGCTCCCGCCTGCGCCTCGATGGACATGTTCGTCAATTACAACAAGCGGGGCGAGGCCTTCGCGGACGCCGTCCGCACGCTCGCCGCCGAGAGCGCCTGA
- the mraY gene encoding phospho-N-acetylmuramoyl-pentapeptide-transferase, giving the protein MRQILFAGAIGLFLTLVGTPLLIKLLARKGYGQFIRDDGPRSHGSKKGTPTMGGIAFILATIIAYVLAKVITGEEMRFSGVLVLFLMAGMGLVGFLDDYIKIVKQRSLGLRAKAKMAGQLIVGVAFAVLSLQFADARGNTPASDKLSFVEDFGWSIGPVLFVLWALFMILAMSNGVNLTDGLDGLATGASVMVFGAYTFIGLWQFQESCANAATLTNPSACFEVRDPLDLAVVASALMGSCFGFLWWNTSPAKIFMGDTGSLALGGALAGLAICSRTEFLMAVLGGLFVMITMSVVIQVGSFKMTGKRVFRMAPLQHHFELKGWSEVLVVVRFWIIQGMCVIVGLGLFYAGWAAKK; this is encoded by the coding sequence ATGAGGCAGATCCTCTTCGCGGGGGCCATCGGGCTCTTCCTGACCCTGGTCGGTACCCCGCTGCTGATCAAGCTCCTGGCCCGCAAGGGATACGGGCAGTTCATCCGGGACGACGGCCCGCGCAGCCACGGATCGAAGAAGGGCACGCCCACCATGGGCGGCATCGCCTTCATCCTGGCGACGATCATCGCGTACGTCCTGGCCAAGGTGATCACCGGCGAGGAGATGCGATTCTCCGGTGTGCTGGTCCTCTTCCTGATGGCCGGCATGGGGCTCGTCGGCTTCCTCGACGACTACATCAAGATCGTCAAGCAGCGTTCGCTGGGTCTGCGGGCCAAGGCCAAGATGGCCGGCCAGCTGATCGTCGGCGTCGCCTTCGCGGTGCTCTCGCTCCAGTTCGCCGACGCCCGGGGCAACACCCCCGCCTCCGACAAGCTCTCGTTCGTCGAGGACTTCGGCTGGTCGATCGGCCCGGTGCTCTTCGTGCTCTGGGCGCTCTTCATGATTCTCGCCATGTCCAACGGCGTGAACCTGACGGACGGTCTGGACGGCCTGGCCACCGGCGCGTCGGTGATGGTCTTCGGTGCGTACACCTTCATCGGGCTCTGGCAGTTCCAGGAGTCCTGCGCCAACGCGGCCACCCTCACCAACCCGAGCGCCTGCTTCGAGGTACGAGATCCGCTCGACCTCGCGGTCGTGGCCTCCGCACTCATGGGCTCCTGCTTCGGCTTCCTGTGGTGGAACACCTCGCCCGCCAAGATCTTCATGGGTGACACCGGTTCGCTGGCCCTCGGCGGCGCGCTCGCCGGACTGGCGATCTGCTCCCGTACCGAGTTCCTGATGGCGGTGCTCGGCGGCCTCTTCGTGATGATCACGATGTCCGTCGTCATCCAGGTCGGCTCGTTCAAGATGACCGGCAAGCGCGTCTTCCGGATGGCACCGCTCCAGCACCACTTCGAACTCAAGGGGTGGTCCGAAGTCCTTGTCGTGGTCCGCTTCTGGATCATCCAGGGCATGTGCGTGATCGTCGGCCTCGGCCTCTTCTACGCAGGATGGGCAGCCAAGAAGTGA
- a CDS encoding UDP-N-acetylmuramoyl-tripeptide--D-alanyl-D-alanine ligase produces the protein MIALSLAEIAEIVGGQSYDIPDPAVTVSGPVVIDSREVKQGSLFVAFTGERVDGHDYARRAVEAGAAVVLAARPVGVPAIVVDDVVAALGALARAVVGRLGTTVVALTGSAGKTSTKDLIAQLLERKGPTVYPAGNLNNEIGLPLTALRATEETQHLVLEMGARYIGDICYLTGLVPPRIGLVLNVGSAHIGEFGGKEQIAQAKGEMVESLPEDGLAVLNADDPLVRAMTSRTKARVLLFGEAADADVRGENVRLTEDGRPSFRLHTPTGCSDVTMRLYGEHHVSNALAAAAVAHELGLSADEIAVALSESGTLSRWRMEVTERPDGVTFVNDAYNANPESMKAALRALAAMGKGRRTWAVLGQMAELGDASLTEHDAVGRLVVRLNVSKLVAVGGREASWLQLGAYNEGSWGEESVHVSDAQAAVDLLRSELRPGDVVLVKASRSVGLEQVVTALLGNATEGEVAGR, from the coding sequence GTGATCGCCCTTTCCCTCGCCGAGATCGCCGAAATCGTCGGCGGGCAGTCGTACGACATACCGGATCCGGCCGTAACCGTCAGCGGGCCCGTCGTCATCGACTCCCGGGAGGTGAAGCAAGGCAGCCTCTTCGTCGCGTTCACCGGCGAACGCGTCGACGGCCACGACTACGCGCGGCGCGCCGTCGAGGCGGGCGCGGCAGTCGTCCTGGCCGCCCGGCCCGTCGGCGTTCCGGCGATCGTCGTCGACGACGTGGTGGCGGCGCTCGGCGCGCTCGCCCGCGCCGTCGTCGGACGCCTCGGCACCACCGTCGTCGCGCTCACCGGATCCGCCGGCAAGACCTCCACCAAGGACCTGATCGCCCAGCTCCTGGAGCGCAAGGGGCCCACCGTCTACCCGGCGGGCAACCTCAACAACGAGATCGGGCTGCCGCTCACCGCGCTGCGCGCCACCGAGGAGACCCAGCACCTGGTCCTCGAAATGGGTGCCCGCTACATCGGCGACATCTGCTACCTCACCGGGCTCGTCCCGCCGCGGATCGGCCTCGTCCTCAACGTCGGCAGCGCGCACATCGGCGAGTTCGGCGGAAAGGAGCAGATCGCCCAGGCGAAGGGCGAGATGGTCGAGTCCCTCCCCGAGGACGGCCTCGCCGTCCTCAACGCCGACGACCCGCTCGTCCGCGCCATGACCTCGCGGACCAAGGCCCGGGTGCTGCTCTTCGGCGAAGCCGCGGATGCGGACGTACGGGGTGAGAACGTCCGTCTCACCGAGGACGGTCGCCCCTCGTTCAGGCTTCACACACCCACCGGGTGCAGTGATGTGACCATGCGCCTGTACGGTGAGCATCACGTGTCGAACGCGCTCGCCGCGGCCGCCGTCGCCCATGAGCTGGGCCTGTCCGCAGACGAGATCGCCGTGGCGCTCTCCGAGTCGGGCACCCTCTCCCGCTGGCGCATGGAGGTCACCGAGCGTCCGGACGGCGTGACGTTCGTCAATGACGCCTACAACGCCAACCCCGAATCCATGAAGGCCGCGCTGCGCGCGCTGGCCGCCATGGGGAAGGGGCGTCGTACGTGGGCGGTGCTCGGCCAGATGGCCGAGCTCGGCGACGCCTCGCTCACCGAGCACGACGCGGTCGGACGGCTTGTCGTCCGGCTCAACGTCAGCAAGCTCGTCGCGGTCGGGGGCAGAGAAGCCTCCTGGCTGCAACTGGGCGCATACAACGAGGGTTCGTGGGGTGAGGAGTCGGTGCATGTGTCCGACGCACAGGCTGCCGTCGACCTGTTGCGCAGTGAACTGCGCCCGGGAGACGTCGTGCTGGTGAAGGCGTCCCGGTCGGTCGGCCTGGAGCAGGTCGTTACGGCACTGCTGGGGAACGCGACCGAGGGCGAGGTCGCCGGCCGATGA
- a CDS encoding UDP-N-acetylmuramoyl-L-alanyl-D-glutamate--2,6-diaminopimelate ligase, whose translation MTTITPDPGNRNGNHRTPAPSLRERPGVPGTLTAVPHAEQSRTTQKDAPVNYPGAPRPDRLRPTSLASLAARLGVEPPGNGEVTGITHDSRAVRPGDVYAALPGARLHGADFTAQAAGLCAAAILTDPAGAERAAATGLPVLVVEDPRGRMGELAAEIYGHPGAGLLQIGITGTSGKTTTAYLVEGGFRGAGRATGLIGTVEMRIGDERIKSERTTPEATDLQALFAVMRERGADAVTMEVSSHALVLGRVDGCVFDVAVFNNLSPEHMEFHSGMEDYFQAKARLFTPQRSRQGVVNYDDEYGRRLITEASVPITTFSAEGHPDADWRAEDVEVGQLGSTFTVVGPKGERAAAEAPLPGPFNVANTLAAIVTLAVAGIDLQTAADGVAAVPGVPGRLERVDAGQPYLALVDYAHKTDAVESVLRSLQKVTEGRIHIVLGCGGDRDTTKRGPMGAAAARLADTAVLTSDNPRSEDPLGILAAMLAGAAEVPVHERGDVLVDADRAAAIAAAVGRAGPGDTVLIAGKGHEQGQDVHGVVRPFDDRVVLRTAIERSLGHQNATHRAPTHENNSQG comes from the coding sequence GTGACAACCATCACCCCCGATCCGGGGAACCGGAACGGGAACCACCGCACCCCCGCCCCCTCACTTCGCGAGAGGCCGGGTGTGCCCGGTACGCTCACCGCCGTGCCCCACGCTGAACAGTCCCGAACCACCCAGAAGGACGCCCCTGTGAACTACCCGGGAGCGCCCCGCCCGGATCGGCTGCGGCCGACCTCCCTGGCCTCGCTGGCGGCCCGGCTGGGAGTCGAACCGCCGGGCAACGGCGAAGTCACCGGCATCACCCACGACTCCCGGGCCGTGCGCCCCGGTGACGTCTACGCGGCCCTGCCCGGTGCCCGTCTGCACGGTGCCGACTTCACCGCCCAGGCCGCCGGTCTCTGCGCCGCCGCGATCCTCACCGACCCGGCGGGCGCCGAACGCGCCGCCGCCACCGGACTCCCGGTGCTGGTCGTCGAGGACCCGCGGGGCCGGATGGGCGAACTCGCCGCCGAGATCTACGGCCACCCCGGTGCCGGCCTGCTCCAGATCGGCATCACCGGAACCTCCGGCAAGACCACGACGGCCTACCTGGTCGAGGGCGGATTCCGCGGCGCCGGACGCGCCACCGGTCTCATCGGCACCGTGGAGATGCGGATCGGCGACGAGCGCATCAAGTCCGAGCGCACCACCCCCGAAGCCACCGACCTGCAGGCCCTGTTCGCCGTCATGCGCGAACGCGGGGCGGACGCGGTGACGATGGAGGTCTCCAGCCACGCCCTGGTGCTCGGCCGGGTCGACGGCTGCGTCTTCGACGTCGCGGTCTTCAACAACCTCAGCCCGGAGCACATGGAGTTCCACTCCGGCATGGAGGACTACTTCCAGGCCAAGGCGCGGCTGTTCACCCCGCAGCGCAGCAGGCAGGGCGTCGTCAACTACGACGACGAGTACGGCCGCCGGCTGATCACCGAGGCATCCGTCCCGATCACCACGTTCTCCGCCGAGGGCCACCCGGACGCCGACTGGCGCGCCGAGGACGTCGAGGTGGGCCAGCTCGGCTCCACCTTCACCGTCGTCGGGCCCAAGGGCGAGCGGGCCGCCGCCGAGGCGCCGCTGCCCGGCCCGTTCAACGTCGCCAACACCCTCGCCGCGATCGTCACCCTCGCCGTCGCGGGCATCGACCTCCAGACCGCCGCCGACGGCGTCGCCGCGGTGCCCGGGGTGCCCGGCCGGCTGGAGCGGGTCGACGCCGGACAGCCGTACCTCGCACTCGTCGACTACGCGCACAAGACCGACGCCGTCGAATCGGTGCTGCGCTCCCTCCAGAAGGTCACCGAGGGCAGAATCCACATCGTCCTCGGCTGCGGCGGCGACCGCGACACCACCAAACGCGGCCCGATGGGCGCGGCAGCGGCCCGGCTCGCCGACACCGCCGTACTGACCTCGGACAACCCGCGCTCCGAGGACCCCCTCGGCATCCTCGCCGCCATGCTCGCGGGCGCCGCCGAAGTGCCCGTGCACGAACGCGGTGACGTCCTGGTCGACGCCGACCGGGCCGCCGCCATCGCCGCCGCCGTCGGACGCGCCGGCCCCGGGGACACCGTGCTGATCGCCGGCAAGGGCCACGAGCAGGGCCAGGACGTCCACGGAGTGGTGCGCCCCTTCGACGACCGGGTGGTCCTTCGCACGGCCATCGAGCGGTCCCTGGGACACCAGAACGCCACCCACCGGGCCCCCACCCACGAGAACAACAGTCAGGGATGA